Within the Senegalia massiliensis genome, the region ATATTGATACATTTTTATATCATGATTATTACCTCTATTATCTTTTAAAACTATAAGTGTTTCTTCTATATTGTATTGTCCATCTTCTTTTACTTCTACTACTTCTCCATTTACTTTAGGTGGAACCATTATTTTATGAGTTACTAAAGAAGTTTCTTCTACTTCTGCAAAAATATCTCCTGATTGTAGCTTTTCGCCCTTTTTAACATTGATTTTTACACTCCATAGTTTTTCTTCATCAATAGATAAAAGGCCTATTCCTTCAGGTATAAAATTTTGTGAAATATTATTTATTTTTTGTAAAGGTCTCTGTATTCCATCAAACATATTCCCAAGCATTCCAGGTCCTAGTTTAAGTGATAAAGGTCTACCTGTAGGATAAATTTTCTCATTAAGCTTAAGTCCCTCTGTTTCTTCATATACTTGAATAGTTCCTATGTCACCATTTATTGATATTACTTCTCCAATTAATTTATCATTTCCTACTGTAACCATTTCCCTCATCCTAAAACTGCTCATAGATTTTCCTTTTATAACAGGTCCATTAATTTGTGATATTATGCCATATTTATTTTTCAATTTCTTCACCTTCTCTCAATGCTTCATATAACATTTTTCCTATATACTCTTTATTCTGTTCTAATTTATCTAGAAGGCTAAGGTCCAAAATAGCACGATTACTTTTATCAAGTAATATCATTCCACCAATTATATCTTCATCTGATTCCAACATATTTACATTAGTAAAACCATTGTCTAATATTATAGTTTTTATATAGTCTTTATTATTTTTTATATCATATTTAGAAATTTTCACTTCTATATTACTTTTGTTACTCATTTCCTTCAATCCGTTTTCTAGAATATTTCTCAGATAATTTTTATACTCATTAGTAGTTATAAATATTGTTAATTTATTTTTTATACCTTCTATAAGCTTATTAAATAGTTTATTCTTTTCAAGCATAATTTCTTTTTTTATTTGTCCTTTTTTCTGAGAAATTTGTTTGTCATTTTTTTCTTTTTCTTTTTTTATTATTTCTTCTGCATATGCTTTCTTTTCTTGTTCTATTTTATATCTATGTGCGTCCATTTGCTCTTTATTGTGTTGTTCTATTTTCCTTATTTTTTCTTCGCTAGCTCCTCTAATCTCTTCAAAAACATGTTTGGAAAAGAGATTTAATTTCTCTTCAATGGTTATCAAAATACCACCACCCTATATTTTTATTCCTATAGATTCATTTATATATTTAGTTATAAAATCCTCTTTACTTGAAAATCCATGTCTATCAGGTATTGTAACTATAAGGTGATTATTTTCATTTATCCTTACTTCCATTACCCTATCCATGATTTTATCTTGTATTCTCTCTGTTATTATTATAATTCCTATATTTTTATCTTTTAGTGCAGAGTTTAGTTGTTTTAAAATCTCTTCTTTTTCATGTGCTATTATTCCATCAATTCCTGCAAGTCTCATTGCAAGAAGTGTGTCTCTATTGTCACTTATTAAAAATGATTTCATAAATATCACCTATACAAAAAGTATAAATATAGATACAATTAATCCATATATTGCAACACCTTCTGCAAGCCCTACAAATATAAGAGTTTTACCTAGTATTTTAGGGTCTTCTGATACTGCACCAAGTGCTGAGGATCCTACTGCTCCAACTGCATAACCTGCACCTATCGTTGCAAGTCCTGTAGACAGTGCTGCTGCAATATATTGAAGTCCAGAAGCACTAGTCTCTTCTGGTGCTCTAGTAGCAGCTTTTACAGCATCTGGCATTAGTATAGTAAGTGCTCCTAAAAGTAAAGGTATAAATACAAAGAGATTTATTCTTAAAGCTTTGCTTATTTTAAATCCTGTCTTTTCATTTTCTTTATTTAAAAAATATAAGCCTGTTGCTATAGTAGCAATTACTAAAATAGTTGTCATAATCATTATTGCAATAATCATTTTTATCTCTCCTATAATCTATTTATTTTCTTCATGTATTTTAAAAGGTTTATAAGGTCTTCCTTCTCCTCTATAATATTTACTAAATAATTCATAATACTCAAGTCTAAGTGATTGAATACCAACTATTAGACCTTCTAAAGCAATTATTATTATATTTCCAATAGTTAACACTATTATGCTAAAACCTAAGTTGCTTAAAATATCAGATATAACTTGAAATGCCATAAATAACCCTACATGTGTTAAGGCAAATGCTCCAATCCTTATAAAAGAAAGTGTATTACTAATCATACTAAGTAATGTTTCAATTATTTCAAATGAACTTTCTATATAATAAGCACCTATATCTTCAGAATATAAAGGTTTATTCCCAAAAATAATATTTGTTAAAGGCTCTCTTAATATCATTAATGCTATTAAAATTAAGGATATTATAATTCCTAAAAATATTGAAATCTGAGGTATGTTTAAGAAATTCTGTGCTACCAAATAAAGTACAATTCCATAAAATAATCCACCAACAATTCCATTTTTCCCAAATAAAGCATCTTCATATTCACTTAATCTTATTCCATTAATAATATTAAATATATAAGCTATAAATACTAAAAATACACCTGCTGAAACTGAAGCTATTAAAACAGTTTGTATATTTTCAAAAGGTCTGATTACTAATGCAGGAATTATCTCTTCAAAACCAAATATACTTCCATATAAAACCCCAAATATCATAGAGCTTATTCCAATTCTTGATATAAGTTTTGCAAATTTACTTCCATTTTTTCTACTTAAATAAATCCCTCCAACGGTTATCACAAAACCTTGACCTACATCACCAAACATAGCTCCAAAAAACAACATATATGTTATTGCTAAGAAGGGAGTAGGGTCTAATTCCTTGTATGAAGGCGTTGCATACATCTCTATAAGGTATTCAAAAGGAGATAATAACCAATTGTTTTTTAATTTTGTAGGAGGATTTAATGATGTAGTTAAATTTTCTTCCTTTTCATAATGAATAGTTATATCAAAATCTTTTAATCTTGATTCAAACTCATGTGTACAATCCGTAGGTATCCATGCAGATAAATAAAAAAAGTATTTAGTAGCTACCATTAATTTTTTTAAGCTATTTACTCTTTCCTGTAGTTTGAATATTGAATAACACCTTTCAATCATTTCTCTATTTTCCTGTTTGAAATTTTCTAGTTTTTCTCTAACTTTTAATAATTCTGACTTTTTATTGTGTTTTTCTTGATTTAATTGTTCTATTATATCTTTAGGTTTACCTTTAAATCCCTTTTTAATATCTAATTTTTTAAAACTTAAAGAACGTAATATTCTTTCAGTTTCTTTGCCTAAGTCAACTGGAAATATTACAAGATAAAGTTCTCCAGAGTTTAAAGTATCTTCATGTAAAACTATCGCGGGAATATTTTCATAGTTTTTTTTCAATTTTATTCTG harbors:
- a CDS encoding V-type ATP synthase subunit E produces the protein MITIEEKLNLFSKHVFEEIRGASEEKIRKIEQHNKEQMDAHRYKIEQEKKAYAEEIIKKEKEKNDKQISQKKGQIKKEIMLEKNKLFNKLIEGIKNKLTIFITTNEYKNYLRNILENGLKEMSNKSNIEVKISKYDIKNNKDYIKTIILDNGFTNVNMLESDEDIIGGMILLDKSNRAILDLSLLDKLEQNKEYIGKMLYEALREGEEIEK
- a CDS encoding V-type ATP synthase subunit F codes for the protein MKSFLISDNRDTLLAMRLAGIDGIIAHEKEEILKQLNSALKDKNIGIIIITERIQDKIMDRVMEVRINENNHLIVTIPDRHGFSSKEDFITKYINESIGIKI
- a CDS encoding ATP synthase subunit C, whose translation is MIIAIMIMTTILVIATIATGLYFLNKENEKTGFKISKALRINLFVFIPLLLGALTILMPDAVKAATRAPEETSASGLQYIAAALSTGLATIGAGYAVGAVGSSALGAVSEDPKILGKTLIFVGLAEGVAIYGLIVSIFILFV
- a CDS encoding V-type ATP synthase subunit I, yielding MSIEKMSMINLVGSIEDVDKIARQIILSGNLDVVSALNEIKQSRFNLDVTEKNVESLAGMASVHPLTLHEGYKKALEKMKLIEKIYDESFDIKEEYIDENCSLDDMEKNMDELYNKILPIMNKREKIKGHMDNIQKSLDNIKLIEGLDIEIEKLDNMERFNYYFGLLSKENRIKLKKNYENIPAIVLHEDTLNSGELYLVIFPVDLGKETERILRSLSFKKLDIKKGFKGKPKDIIEQLNQEKHNKKSELLKVREKLENFKQENREMIERCYSIFKLQERVNSLKKLMVATKYFFYLSAWIPTDCTHEFESRLKDFDITIHYEKEENLTTSLNPPTKLKNNWLLSPFEYLIEMYATPSYKELDPTPFLAITYMLFFGAMFGDVGQGFVITVGGIYLSRKNGSKFAKLISRIGISSMIFGVLYGSIFGFEEIIPALVIRPFENIQTVLIASVSAGVFLVFIAYIFNIINGIRLSEYEDALFGKNGIVGGLFYGIVLYLVAQNFLNIPQISIFLGIIISLILIALMILREPLTNIIFGNKPLYSEDIGAYYIESSFEIIETLLSMISNTLSFIRIGAFALTHVGLFMAFQVISDILSNLGFSIIVLTIGNIIIIALEGLIVGIQSLRLEYYELFSKYYRGEGRPYKPFKIHEENK